GCCGACTTGCGGACGCGCGTCGCACCGCCGGGCGCCGTGCGCAGCATGGCCGACGCCTTCGAGGGCGCGGAAGCCTGTCCTGGCCTCGGCGGCGGTGGCACCACCAGGTGCACGCGCGCCAGCAGCACGCCGTCCACCGTCTGGAGTGTCTTCTCCAGCTCCCGCTCCATCCCCCGGACGCGGCAGACCTGCTCCTCCAGCGGCGAGCGCACGAGCCCGCTTCCGCCAAACACGTCGCAGCCCGTCTCCGCCGCGAGCCGGGGCAGCCCCAGCTCCGCCAGGATGCGCACCGCGTCCGAGGACTGCGCGTCCGTCACCTCGATGGCCCAGGTGGGTTTCTTGCCCGGCTCGGGCACCTTGCGCGCGTCGAGCCCCCGCTCGACGAGCACCGTCTGCAGCTCATTGGCCTGACGCTCGTCGAGGCCGTGCTGGATGCGCTCCCGGCACGCCGAAGCGCCCAGGAGCAGGAGGAGACAGAGACAACGAAGGGGAGCGGAACGCATGGAAGGAAAGGACTCCTCACACCTGGGTCTGGAGGACCTGCTTGACGCCGCCGGTGGCCTTCTCGACGACCTTGCCGGCGAGATCGAGCTCCTGACTGGCGCGGTAGACGTGGGCCTGGAGCGCGAGCAACTCCGAGGGACTGAACGTGCGGCCGGACTCGGCGAGCTTCAGGATGTGGTCCAGCCGCTGCTGCGCCTGCCCCACCCGGTCCAACATCTCCACCGCCTGCTGACTGCGCGCGGCCTGGGCCGAATCCACGCGGCTCCCCGGCTTCACCTCCGCGCAGCCTGCCTTCGCTCGCTCCACGCCGTCCGCCCGCGACGTGCCGGCGGTGGCCTCGGTGGGCGTGCGCACCGGCTTCGGCGGGCCCTCCGTCGTCACCGGCACGGGGCGCGACTGGGGCGTACGCACGCCCTCCAGCACCTTGTTGAACGTCTCCCTGCCGGACTCCACCGCGGGCGAAGGGCCCGCTCCGCCCACGGCTCCCAACTTGTCGATGGCCATCGCGAACGCGCCTCAGCGGATGTTGTTGATGGCGGCCTTCGCCGAGTCGTGGCGGACCTTCATGATGTTGGAGATGGCGTTGTGTTCGCGGCTCTCCTTCTGCATCGCGTTCTGGAGAGCCACATAGGCCATGTTGAACTTCTGGCCATCCGCGGCCATCAGCTTCTGCGCCTCCAGCAGGTCCCACGCGTCCCCCTGCCCCGTCGCCGCGCTCCCCGTCGAAGCCGTCGTCCCCGCCGTGCTCGCGCGCGCCGACATCGCGGTGGCGCCTCCCGTCGCCGGCACCGACGACACCGCCTCGGCCGGCACCGCCGCGGACACCGTGCCGCTCAGCGTGGACACCACAGCGCTGGAGATGGGCCCTGACGGCAACATGCCGCCCACGAGCCCCGCGCCCGTGCGCACCACCTCGCGCGCCGCCCGCGCCAGCGTGGGGCCGAACTCCGTCTTCGGCGTCTGGCGCGCGATGGACGGGGCGATGCTCAACGACGGGATGCGACGGTCTTCCAAGGGGTGCCTCCGGCAGGGATTCGCCGGGGCTGCCTTCCATCGTCCGTGCCAGGGGCCAACCCCTTGAAACGACAGGGGCGAGCTCCGTTACCTCCGCGCCAGGCGTCTCCGCGGAGCGGGCGCCACGTCCACGGCGCGGGACGGCGGCGGAAAACCCGAAAACTTGCCACCGCTCCAACCTGCTTCACAGTTGTCGCGTCCTGTCGCACCCGAAGGTGAGCCCCCGATGATGAACCCCTCCAATGGTCCCCGTCCGAACGAGCGCGAGCGCTACCACCCGCGCGTCGAAGCCCGGCTCCAGGTGAAGGTGCTCCTGTCGGGCCGCACCGTGACGGCTCAGGCGCGCGACATCTCCATGAACGGCCTGTTCCTCCAGGCCCACCCGGCGGACTCGCAGCGCGCGCTCACCATCGCCCTGCCGCTGCCGGGCGACCGGGAGCTCGTCACCATGTGCACCATCCGCCGCCGGGAAGTGGACGGCGTCGCGCTGGAGTTCGGCGAGCTGGACTGGGACGACCTCATCGCCCTGGCCCGGTTCCTCCACCCCCACCTGCCGTAAGGCCTTCCGGTGGAGCGTCAGTCCGCGGCCGAGCGGGCCGCGCGCAGCCGCTCCACCAGGTCCATCAGCTCCGCGCCGCGGAAGGGCTTGTGGATGTAGCCGTCCGCGCCCGCCTGCGTCGCGCTCTCCACGTCCGCCTTCTTCGCCTTCCCGGTGAGCATGTAGAGCGGCACCTTCGCCGTGGCCGGGTCGCTCTTCAGGATGCGGCACACGGAGACGCCGTCCAGCTGCGGCAGCACCACGTCCATCAGGATGAGGTGGAAGTCGCGGTCGCGGGCCAGCTTCAGGCCTTCGATGCCATTGGCCGCGCAGACCACGTCCACCGCGCCGTCGCTCAACATGGAGCGAACCAGCTCGCGGATGACGGGCTCGTCCTCGACGAGCAGGATGTGGAAGGGCGCTTGCGCGTTGCCAGCCATGATTCCTCGGGGCCCCTCGTAGGCCATTGCCCTGGCGACGTCCAGCGAAGCGACGCCTCCCGGTAGCCCCTCTGTACGAAAGCGGTCCCCTGTCGGTTTTCCCCGACGGAGGGGTCGCTCCGGCCCCTCCTAGATTTCGGAGACGCCGTCGCGCTCGGCCCAGCCCTCCAGGCCGTTGGGCAGGCGGATGCGGACGTACTTCCCCGTCTCATCCAGCAGCTGCACCTTCAGGCCAGCGTGCACCTCGAAGAGCGAGCGCCCTTCCGAGCGAGGCAGCTCCCTCGCCACCAGCGTGGGCGCCAGCACCACGGCCTCGTGCACGTTCTGATGGACCCAGATGTGCGCACCCAGGAGCAGCGCCGCCGGCACCGCCGCCGTGAGGCAGAGGCCCGCCACCACCGCCACCGCCGTGCGCCGCATCGAGGGGAAGGCGCGCCGGAAGAGCAGCAGCGCGAAGCCCACCAGCCACGCGACGAAGAAGACCCAGGCCACGGCCGCGCCGTCCGTCGCGGCCGCCAGCCGGGGGAGGAAGGCCTCGTCCGCGGCGGCGCCCACGACCTTGTCCACCTGCCGCGCCCGCGCCAGGGCCAGGTTGGCCTCCAGGTCCTCGGCGCGTCCGCCCTGCTTCCGGGCCTGCTCCAGCGCCAGCACCGCGCGGCCCAGGTCGCCCCGGGCCAGGTGCGTGGTGCCCAGGTTGTAGAGCACGTCGGGGCCGCCGAAGCCGTGGGCGATGAGCTTCTCGTACTGGGCCTGCGCGGTGGCGTAGTCCTCACGGCCATACGCGTCGTTGGCCTGCTGGAAGACGGCCTCCGCTTCCTCGGCGGTGTAGTAGCCCTGCGTCGCCGCGTCGCTCATCACGCCCAGCCTTCCATCACCGCCGCCGCGGTCGCCAGCACCTTGCGCCGCTCACCCGGCTCCACCCCGCCGCCATAGCGGCCCAGGTCGCACGCCTCCAGCACGAAGAGCACGCGCGCGCGCCGCTCCGCGTCCACGCCCGCCGCCGCCAGCTTCTCCCCGAGCGCCTCGCGCGTCAGCCCGCCGACGGGGAAGCCCAGCTGGGCCTCCAGGAAGCCGACCATCGCCCGCTCCACCTCCACGTAGAACGCGCCCGAGTCCGAGCCCGCCTTGAGCTTCTCCGCCTCCGCCAGTCGCTTGCGCGCGGCCTTCGCCTGCTGACGGCCCCGGCCCGCTTCGGAGCGCGTGGCCAACCGGCCGCGCATGCCTCCCGCGAACGCCACGCCCGCCAGCAGGCCCAGCGGCGCCAGCACGCCCGCGAGGAAGAAGGGCCGCATCCACACGGGCTGAGACGGCCCCACGAAGTGGGCCCGGGCGCGCACCGGACGCAGGCCGCCGGTGGTGAGCACGTTCTTCTGCTCATTGGCCGCGTCCGCCACCTGCGAGGGCGTCATCGCCGACGGCAGCGAGGACACGCCGCCCGCTCCCGCCTCCACGGTGATGGTCACGGGGTCCGTGCGCGCCGTTTCATACTGGCGCCGCGACGGGTCGAAGTACGGGAAGCGCAGTTCCGGCAGCGTGAAGGTGCCCGTGCGCTGCGGCATCACCAGGTACTCCACCACGCGGCGGCCCTGGATGCGGTTGCGGTTGGGCGTGAGCCGGTCCGTCGTCGTCGGCTCGTAGACTTTCAGCGCGGCCGGGCCGGTGAGCTTCGGCGGGGTGACGTTCTTCACGTTGCCCTGCCCCTCCAGGATGACCTTCACCGTGATGGGCTGCCCCAGCTCCACGCGCGTCTGCGACACGTCCAGCGACATGCGCCACGAGCCCACGTTCGCGTTGGACATGTTCGGCGGCGCGCCGTTCGGCAATGGCCGCACCTTCACCTTCAAGCCGTTGGAGACGCGGTGCACGCGGTGGCCCGCGAAGAGGAAGCCCGTGGTGATGTCCGCCTCCGCCGGGGTGATCAGCAGCGTGCCGGACTTCACCGGGAACAGCGCGCGGCGGCGCAGCAGGTAGGCGCGGTACGGGATGCCGTCCACCACCTTCTGCTCGCCCGTGAGCTGCGTGGGGCTCTCCACCTCTTCGGTCCAGAAGCCCTCCAGCTTGGGCATCGTCACCGCGTCCACGCTGGACAGGTCCACGCGCGAGTAGATGTAGAGCGACAGCGTGGCCTGCTCGCCCACGTAGAGGTCGTCGCGGTCCAGGCTCGCGCGCAGGAACAGGTCCGAGTCCCCGCGCGGAATCACCGGCTCGTCGTCCCGCAGGTCCGAGTCGTCGTCCCCGAACGGGTCCGGCATGTTGCGGAAGTTGCGGAACGGATCCGGCAACTGCGGCCGGCCGCCCTGCTGCGCCTGGGGCGCGTTGCCCACGCGGCCTTCGCGCACGGTCAACTGCACGGCGTCCGTGCGGTAGGTGCGGCCTCCCGCGGTGAGCGTGGCGGGCGGAAGGGTGAGCTTGCCCGCGCGCAACGGGCGCATCAGCAGTTCGTGGCGGGTGATGTCCTGGATGACGGCGGGGCCGCCACC
This DNA window, taken from Corallococcus coralloides DSM 2259, encodes the following:
- a CDS encoding SH3 domain-containing protein; translated protein: MSDAATQGYYTAEEAEAVFQQANDAYGREDYATAQAQYEKLIAHGFGGPDVLYNLGTTHLARGDLGRAVLALEQARKQGGRAEDLEANLALARARQVDKVVGAAADEAFLPRLAAATDGAAVAWVFFVAWLVGFALLLFRRAFPSMRRTAVAVVAGLCLTAAVPAALLLGAHIWVHQNVHEAVVLAPTLVARELPRSEGRSLFEVHAGLKVQLLDETGKYVRIRLPNGLEGWAERDGVSEI
- a CDS encoding PilZ domain-containing protein, with the protein product MMNPSNGPRPNERERYHPRVEARLQVKVLLSGRTVTAQARDISMNGLFLQAHPADSQRALTIALPLPGDRELVTMCTIRRREVDGVALEFGELDWDDLIALARFLHPHLP
- a CDS encoding response regulator → MAGNAQAPFHILLVEDEPVIRELVRSMLSDGAVDVVCAANGIEGLKLARDRDFHLILMDVVLPQLDGVSVCRILKSDPATAKVPLYMLTGKAKKADVESATQAGADGYIHKPFRGAELMDLVERLRAARSAAD
- a CDS encoding flagellar M-ring protein FliF, giving the protein MRSAPLRCLCLLLLLGASACRERIQHGLDERQANELQTVLVERGLDARKVPEPGKKPTWAIEVTDAQSSDAVRILAELGLPRLAAETGCDVFGGSGLVRSPLEEQVCRVRGMERELEKTLQTVDGVLLARVHLVVPPPPRPGQASAPSKASAMLRTAPGGATRVRKSADMLRELIAGGVEGLSPEAVSLLVDEVTTHVEAPSPKGGPVPLRLRVVLALLGVLVTGLSGALVWTTLRWKHYRALAEQPPAAPPAPPTPARPVVTPGSTRKLA
- a CDS encoding BatD family protein, with product MRRTGSGRTALLAVLALLATAPAWAADIEFYQTVDRTEVGTDDTFKLTVVMVDAPSNAQLRLPQSNDFEVLSSSRGSQRSISLSGGGPAVIQDITRHELLMRPLRAGKLTLPPATLTAGGRTYRTDAVQLTVREGRVGNAPQAQQGGRPQLPDPFRNFRNMPDPFGDDDSDLRDDEPVIPRGDSDLFLRASLDRDDLYVGEQATLSLYIYSRVDLSSVDAVTMPKLEGFWTEEVESPTQLTGEQKVVDGIPYRAYLLRRRALFPVKSGTLLITPAEADITTGFLFAGHRVHRVSNGLKVKVRPLPNGAPPNMSNANVGSWRMSLDVSQTRVELGQPITVKVILEGQGNVKNVTPPKLTGPAALKVYEPTTTDRLTPNRNRIQGRRVVEYLVMPQRTGTFTLPELRFPYFDPSRRQYETARTDPVTITVEAGAGGVSSLPSAMTPSQVADAANEQKNVLTTGGLRPVRARAHFVGPSQPVWMRPFFLAGVLAPLGLLAGVAFAGGMRGRLATRSEAGRGRQQAKAARKRLAEAEKLKAGSDSGAFYVEVERAMVGFLEAQLGFPVGGLTREALGEKLAAAGVDAERRARVLFVLEACDLGRYGGGVEPGERRKVLATAAAVMEGWA